In Chanodichthys erythropterus isolate Z2021 chromosome 7, ASM2448905v1, whole genome shotgun sequence, a genomic segment contains:
- the fam107b gene encoding protein FAM107B isoform X1, translated as MTTMFRYPVFPVLPGLDQADIPEGLSRARSIMAEPDYMDGDGDDLIKPKKLLNPVKSSRNHQDLHRELLMNQKRGLAPQNKPELQKVMEKRKRDQVLKAQKEEQEAHKKRSDLEVELMKRRETLEQLELEQNKNEEEQENTPEFVKMKSNLRRTKQEVDGQERAT; from the exons ATGACAACCATGTTCAGATACCCCGTGTTTCCAGTCCTTCCAG GTCTGGACCAGGCAGACATACCAGAGGGACTGTCCCGTGCGCGGAGCATTATGGCTGAGCCAGACTATATGGACGGTGATGGCGATGATCTCATTAAGCCCAAGAAACTCCTCAACCCAGTGAAGTCCTCCAGAAATCACCAGGACCTACACAGAGAGCTCCTCATGAACCAGAAAAG AGGCCTCGCACCGCAGAATAAACCAGAACTCCAGAAAGTGatggagaagaggaagagagacCAGGTGCTAAAGGCTCAGAAAGAAGAGCAGGAGGCACACAAGAAAAGGTCAGACCTTGAGGTCGAGCTCATGAAGAGACGAGAGACACTTGAACAG CTGGAACtggaacaaaataaaaatgaagaggAGCAAGAAAACACCCCCGAGTTTGTCAAAATGAAAAGCAATCTGAGAAgaaccaaacaggaagtggaCGGGCAGGAGCGTGCCACCTAG
- the fam107b gene encoding protein FAM107B isoform X2, with translation MAEPDYMDGDGDDLIKPKKLLNPVKSSRNHQDLHRELLMNQKRGLAPQNKPELQKVMEKRKRDQVLKAQKEEQEAHKKRSDLEVELMKRRETLEQLELEQNKNEEEQENTPEFVKMKSNLRRTKQEVDGQERAT, from the exons ATGGCTGAGCCAGACTATATGGACGGTGATGGCGATGATCTCATTAAGCCCAAGAAACTCCTCAACCCAGTGAAGTCCTCCAGAAATCACCAGGACCTACACAGAGAGCTCCTCATGAACCAGAAAAG AGGCCTCGCACCGCAGAATAAACCAGAACTCCAGAAAGTGatggagaagaggaagagagacCAGGTGCTAAAGGCTCAGAAAGAAGAGCAGGAGGCACACAAGAAAAGGTCAGACCTTGAGGTCGAGCTCATGAAGAGACGAGAGACACTTGAACAG CTGGAACtggaacaaaataaaaatgaagaggAGCAAGAAAACACCCCCGAGTTTGTCAAAATGAAAAGCAATCTGAGAAgaaccaaacaggaagtggaCGGGCAGGAGCGTGCCACCTAG